The following coding sequences are from one Gossypium hirsutum isolate 1008001.06 chromosome A12, Gossypium_hirsutum_v2.1, whole genome shotgun sequence window:
- the LOC107937594 gene encoding uncharacterized protein — protein sequence MGTIRSRKVEEVTFEQYVRFDQSLGQDEIKNSLKEHIGSCGEISRVAIPVDWATGGVKGYAYLDFNDGDSFNEALELDGSELNKFSLTVNETKPKGESRDGPGSGRGGGGRGGRRGVADLVVVQVVEDVEHLISQILVLLAQERRLLSMMRIKEVGLDYSRVPFTLACLPASVEVEVIVLVGYNCCYLFTILAFLLHFVVLIIINIIILPFFSLVSKC from the exons ATGGGAACAATTCGTTCCAGAAAGGTGGAAGAGGTAACGTTCGAACAATATGTCCGATTTGATCAGTCTCTTGGTCAGGATGAG ATTAAGAATTCGTTGAAAGAGCACATTGGTTCTTGCGGAGAGATTTCTAGGGTTGCAATACCAGTAGATTGGGCAACTGGTGGTGTGAAAGG TTATGCTTATTTGGATTTCAACGACGGGGATAGTTTCAACGAAGCTCTAGAACTTGATGGGTCAGAACTTAATAAATTTTCCTTGACCGTGAATGAGACAAAACCGAAAGGTGAATCCCGTGATGGACCTGGCAGTGGAAGAGGTGGTGGTGGCCGTGGTGGTCGGCGTGGGGTGGCCGATTTGGTGGTGGTACAGGTGGTAGAGGACGTGGAACACCTAATAAGCCAAATCTTGGTGCTGCTGGCACAG GAAAGAAGACTACTTTCAATGATGAGGATTAAGGAAGTGGGACTCGACTACTCGAGGGTTCCTTTTACCCTTGCTTGTCTACCTGCTTCCGTTGAAGTAGAAGTAATTGTTTTGGTAGGTTACaattgttgttatttatttacaattttggcTTTCCTCCTCCATTTTGTTgtcttaattattattaatattattattttgccaTTTTTCTCTTTAGTCTCCAAGTGTTAA